One segment of Myotis daubentonii chromosome 11, mMyoDau2.1, whole genome shotgun sequence DNA contains the following:
- the SPAG8 gene encoding sperm-associated antigen 8 isoform X2: MTTFESTEGSGSRSRSLPVLPSSEGDVTPRSALVAARAAASAAAAATAAVSTAKAAVLSAKTPGPYSDRSLSDPSSDSAAGKPCTGPSFTHKIGHGRLGFKTDVSYIARHPCSTNYLNTSPRAVPGSSPGPAPGSSPGPAPGSSPGPAPGSSPGPVSSSRSGPVPGSRSGPGPGRGYGSSKGTRLDSRLGCASGLAPGNDPELSPNALTSFRHPGANLVPNYASGNHYQYCEPQKQPWTFLPVSEPVAQRGLWKTPEVEVKCEVLGKTLPRGHCLLYNWEEERATNHLDQVPSVQDGSESFYFRHGHQGLLTLQLQSPMPLSTTQKDAYQTPRNRCQPIRGKREAMLEILLCHQICKEVQAEQELTRKQFEVESVTHHDYKKELVQAGAPAPTKSHDYCKEQPETFWIQRAPQLPGVSNIKTLDTPFRKNCSFSTPVPLSLEQPFPDGPENYSYQLGQISSLGCQGRGQGGEGGRTV; encoded by the exons ATGACGACCTTTGAGTCTACGGAGGGATCAGGATCGAGGTCGCG ATCTTTACCCGTACTGCCCAGCTCCGAAGGGGATGTCACTCCCAGGTCGGCCCTGGTAGCCGCAAGGGCAGCAGcgtcagcagctgctgcagccactgcagcCGTCTCCACTGCTAAAGCAGCTGTATTATCTGCAAAGACCCCAGGGCCCTATTCTGACCGAAGCCTCTCGGACCCCTCCTCTGATAGTGCTGCTGGGAAGCCCTGCACTGGACCCAGTTTTACCCACAAGATAGGCCATGGGAGACTTGGCTTTAAGACTGATGTTTCCTATATTGCTCGGCATCCCTGTTCTACAAATTACCTTAACACTAGCCCTAGAGCCGTTCCTGGCTCTAGCCCTGGCCCCGCTCCTGGCTCTAGCCCTGGCCCCGCTCCTGGCTCTAGCCCTGGCCCCGCTCCTGGCTCTAGCCCTGGCCCCGTTTCTAGCTCCAGATCTGGCCCCGTTCCTGGCTCCAgatctggccctggccctggccgtgGCTATGGTTCTAGTAAAGGCACTCGTCTGGATTCTCGCCTTGGTTGTGCCTCTGGGCTTGCTCCAGGCAATGACCCTGAGCTCAGCCCCAACGCTCTTACAAGCTTCAGACATCCTGGGGCAAACCTGGTCCCTAATTATGCCTCCGGGAATCACTACCAATACTGCGAGCCTCAGAAACAACCCTGGACATTTTTGCCAGTTTCAGAACCTGTTGCCCAAAGGGGGCTATGGAAGACCCCTGAGGTTGAAGTGAAGTGTGAGGTTCTCGGTAAAACATTGCCACGGGGCCACTGCCTTCTCTACAACTGGGAGGAAGAG AGAGCCACCAACCATCTGGATCAAGTCCCAAGCGTGCAGGATGGCTCTGAGAGTTTCTATTTCCGACATGGACACCAGGGACTGCTAACCCTGCAGCTCCAATCACCCATGCCCCTCAGCACCACCCAGAAAGACGCATACCAGACCCCACGAAACCGCTGTCAGCCAATTCGAG gAAAACGGGAAGCTATGCTGGAGATACTGCTGTGCCACCAGATCTG TAAAGAGGTGCAGGCAGAGCAAGAACTGACAAGGAAGCAATTTGAGGTTGAATCTGTGACACACCATGACTACAAAAAGGAGCTGGTGCAGGCAGGGGCTCCTGCCCCAACAAAG TCTCATGACTACTGCAAGGAGCAACCTGAGACCTTCTGGATACAGAGGGCACCACAGCTGCCG GGTGTCAGTAACATCAAGACACTGGACACGCCATTCCGGAAGAACTGCAGCTTCTCAACACCAGTGCCTCTGTCCCTGGAACAGCCTTTTCCTGATGGACCTGAGAATTATTCCTACCAATTGGGACAAATCTCTTCTCTTGGCTGTCAGGGAAGAGGGCAGGGTGGTGAGGGGGGTAGAACCGTCTAA
- the SPAG8 gene encoding sperm-associated antigen 8 isoform X1: protein MTTFESTEGSGSRSRSLPVLPSSEGDVTPRSALVAARAAASAAAAATAAVSTAKAAVLSAKTPGPYSDRSLSDPSSDSAAGKPCTGPSFTHKIGHGRLGFKTDVSYIARHPCSTNYLNTSPRAVPGSSPGPAPGSSPGPAPGSSPGPAPGSSPGPVSSSRSGPVPGSRSGPGPGRGYGSSKGTRLDSRLGCASGLAPGNDPELSPNALTSFRHPGANLVPNYASGNHYQYCEPQKQPWTFLPVSEPVAQRGLWKTPEVEVKCEVLGKTLPRGHCLLYNWEEERATNHLDQVPSVQDGSESFYFRHGHQGLLTLQLQSPMPLSTTQKDAYQTPRNRCQPIRGVEHEGLGQNESTSQRKKRNFWWDYRLSNGYKGSPPQFSFLFSTLFILRLLPNQTCQLCPLPAPTPTPTGKREAMLEILLCHQICKEVQAEQELTRKQFEVESVTHHDYKKELVQAGAPAPTKSHDYCKEQPETFWIQRAPQLPGVSNIKTLDTPFRKNCSFSTPVPLSLEQPFPDGPENYSYQLGQISSLGCQGRGQGGEGGRTV, encoded by the exons ATGACGACCTTTGAGTCTACGGAGGGATCAGGATCGAGGTCGCG ATCTTTACCCGTACTGCCCAGCTCCGAAGGGGATGTCACTCCCAGGTCGGCCCTGGTAGCCGCAAGGGCAGCAGcgtcagcagctgctgcagccactgcagcCGTCTCCACTGCTAAAGCAGCTGTATTATCTGCAAAGACCCCAGGGCCCTATTCTGACCGAAGCCTCTCGGACCCCTCCTCTGATAGTGCTGCTGGGAAGCCCTGCACTGGACCCAGTTTTACCCACAAGATAGGCCATGGGAGACTTGGCTTTAAGACTGATGTTTCCTATATTGCTCGGCATCCCTGTTCTACAAATTACCTTAACACTAGCCCTAGAGCCGTTCCTGGCTCTAGCCCTGGCCCCGCTCCTGGCTCTAGCCCTGGCCCCGCTCCTGGCTCTAGCCCTGGCCCCGCTCCTGGCTCTAGCCCTGGCCCCGTTTCTAGCTCCAGATCTGGCCCCGTTCCTGGCTCCAgatctggccctggccctggccgtgGCTATGGTTCTAGTAAAGGCACTCGTCTGGATTCTCGCCTTGGTTGTGCCTCTGGGCTTGCTCCAGGCAATGACCCTGAGCTCAGCCCCAACGCTCTTACAAGCTTCAGACATCCTGGGGCAAACCTGGTCCCTAATTATGCCTCCGGGAATCACTACCAATACTGCGAGCCTCAGAAACAACCCTGGACATTTTTGCCAGTTTCAGAACCTGTTGCCCAAAGGGGGCTATGGAAGACCCCTGAGGTTGAAGTGAAGTGTGAGGTTCTCGGTAAAACATTGCCACGGGGCCACTGCCTTCTCTACAACTGGGAGGAAGAG AGAGCCACCAACCATCTGGATCAAGTCCCAAGCGTGCAGGATGGCTCTGAGAGTTTCTATTTCCGACATGGACACCAGGGACTGCTAACCCTGCAGCTCCAATCACCCATGCCCCTCAGCACCACCCAGAAAGACGCATACCAGACCCCACGAAACCGCTGTCAGCCAATTCGAGGTGTGGAGCATGAGGGACTGGGTCAGAATGAGTCCACTAGTCAGAGAAAAAAGAGGAATTTCTGGTGGGACTATAGATTGTCCAATGGGTATAAGGGCAGCCCCCCacaattttccttccttttctcaacTTTGTTTATTCTGCGCCTGCTTCCTAACCAGACTTGTCAGCTCTGtccactccctgcccccacccccactcccacaggAAAACGGGAAGCTATGCTGGAGATACTGCTGTGCCACCAGATCTG TAAAGAGGTGCAGGCAGAGCAAGAACTGACAAGGAAGCAATTTGAGGTTGAATCTGTGACACACCATGACTACAAAAAGGAGCTGGTGCAGGCAGGGGCTCCTGCCCCAACAAAG TCTCATGACTACTGCAAGGAGCAACCTGAGACCTTCTGGATACAGAGGGCACCACAGCTGCCG GGTGTCAGTAACATCAAGACACTGGACACGCCATTCCGGAAGAACTGCAGCTTCTCAACACCAGTGCCTCTGTCCCTGGAACAGCCTTTTCCTGATGGACCTGAGAATTATTCCTACCAATTGGGACAAATCTCTTCTCTTGGCTGTCAGGGAAGAGGGCAGGGTGGTGAGGGGGGTAGAACCGTCTAA
- the FAM221B gene encoding protein FAM221B codes for MEAEEPHTTMDAEEHPSSKDPSAEDSQQPPIPDTPLEPSISETPLESPTSESQMMPPTSHTELETSTSENPLEPSVSETPLESPTSESQVMPPTSQTPLETYTSETLLEPSISKASLEHSISKVPEDLTLYNSSPDHVSDALKKGLSSEISWPGSSTQIHESEILPEYSLLGPSAKVHLDTFAEERKEEGEDKEGEDATVSTTHTAQPGRHLGDTASPVVLAKQAELVEVPEAMQREKFGAHVNNPYQWEKNAALKATQTGLYIGWRCPHYLWDCFRIGDESKCFCGHLLREHRITSDISVPCNVNQCRCLMFCFIPSSPEEVGEFWLKRRATFDPKAWRAQCRCKHSHEDHAATGCHPCRVKGCCCYCFESNFLCAACDRRWEEHETFFETEETRRRGGRPRGTDTVNSWHRPV; via the exons ATGGAAGCAGAAGAGCCTCATACCACCATGGATGCAGAGGAGCACCCTTCTTCAAAGGACCCCTCTGCTGAGGACTCACAGCAGCCCCCTATCCCTGACACCCCCTTGGAGCCTTCCATCTCTGAGACTCCTTTAGAGTCCCCCACCTCTGAATCTCAGATGATGCCACCCACTTCCCATACTGAGTTAGAGACCTCCACCTCTGAGAACCCCTTGGAGCCTTCCGTCTCTGAGACTCCTTTAGAGTCCCCCACCTCTGAATCTCAGGTGATGCCACCCACTTCCCAGACCCCTTTAGAGACCTACACCTCTGAAACCCTTTTGGAGCCTTCCATCTCCAAGGCCTCTTTAGAACACTCTATCTCTAAGGTCCCAGAGGACCTTACTTTATATAACTCATCACCAGACCATGTCTCTGATGCTCTGAAGAAAGGCCTCTCCTCTGAGATCTCATGGCCAGGAAGTTCCACACAAATCCATGAATCTGAGATCCTTCCAGAGTATTCCCTTTTAGGCCCTTCAGCCAAGGTCCACCTGGACACATTtgcagaggaaaggaaagaggaaggagaggacaaGGAGGGGGAGGATGCCACTGTCAGCACCACTCACACAGCTCAGCCTGGACGTCATCTGG GTGATACAGCCAGTCCAGTGGTCCTTGCGAAGCAGGCAGAGCTGGTGGAAGTGCCTGAGGCAATGCAAAGAGAAAAGTTTGGTGCTCATGTGAACAACCCTTACCAATGGGAGAAGAATGCAGCCCTGAAGGCCACCCAGACAG GTCTCTACATTGGCTGGCGTTGCCCCCACTATCTATGGGACTGTTTCCGAATTGGAGATGAATCCAAGTGCTTTTGTGGACACTTGTTGAGAGAGCACCGGATCACATCAG ACATATCCGTGCCTTGCAATGTGAATCAGTGCCGCTGCCTCATGTTCTGCTTTATACCATCaagcccagaggaggtgggtgagtTCTGGCTCAAGAGGCGGGCCACCTTTGACCCCAAGGCCTGGAGAGCCCAATGTCGCTGCAAACACAGCCATGAAGACCATGCAGCTACCGGGTGCCATCCCTGCAGGGTCAAAG GCTGTTGCTGCTACTGCTTTGAGTCAAATTTCCTCTGTGCAGCCTGTGACCGGCGTTGGGAGGAACACGAGACTTTCTTTGAGACTGAGGAGACCCGGCGACGAGGAGGGAGGCCTCGCG GGACAGACACTGTCAACAGCTGGCACAGGCCTGTGTGA
- the HINT2 gene encoding adenosine 5'-monophosphoramidase HINT2 isoform X2 — protein sequence MAPAVLLAAGLRVARRAVAVAGPRGPQVRGAAGVNDGNEVTKAQQAAPRGTAPTIFSKILDRSLPADVLYEDQQCLVFRDVAPQAPVHFLVIPKKPIPRISQAEEEDQQLLGHLLLVAKKTAKTEGLGDGYRLAPFQ from the exons ATGGCGCCGGCCGTGCTCCTGGCCGCCGGGCTGCGCGTGGCGCGCAGGGCTGTGGCGGTCGCGGGGCCGCGGGGGCCGCAG GTCCGAGGAGCTGCAGGTGTGAATGATGGAAACGAAGTGACCAAGGCCCAGCAGGCAGCTCCTAGGGGAACAGCCCCAACCATCTTCTCTAAGATCCTGGATCGAAGCCTTCCAGCTGACGTTCTGTATGAGGACCAGCAG TGTCTCGTGTTCCGTGATGTGGCTCCTCAGGCTCCTGTGCACTTCCTGGTCATTCCCAAGAAGCCCATTCCTCGGATTAGCCAGGCTGAAGAAGAAGACCAGCAG CTTCTAGGACACCTTCTCCTTGTGGCCAAGAAGACAGCAAAGActgaggggctgggagatggatACCGACTTG CTCCCTTTCAGTGA
- the HINT2 gene encoding adenosine 5'-monophosphoramidase HINT2 isoform X1, with amino-acid sequence MAPAVLLAAGLRVARRAVAVAGPRGPQVRGAAGVNDGNEVTKAQQAAPRGTAPTIFSKILDRSLPADVLYEDQQCLVFRDVAPQAPVHFLVIPKKPIPRISQAEEEDQQLLGHLLLVAKKTAKTEGLGDGYRLVINDGKLGAQSVYHLHIHVLGGRQLQWPPG; translated from the exons ATGGCGCCGGCCGTGCTCCTGGCCGCCGGGCTGCGCGTGGCGCGCAGGGCTGTGGCGGTCGCGGGGCCGCGGGGGCCGCAG GTCCGAGGAGCTGCAGGTGTGAATGATGGAAACGAAGTGACCAAGGCCCAGCAGGCAGCTCCTAGGGGAACAGCCCCAACCATCTTCTCTAAGATCCTGGATCGAAGCCTTCCAGCTGACGTTCTGTATGAGGACCAGCAG TGTCTCGTGTTCCGTGATGTGGCTCCTCAGGCTCCTGTGCACTTCCTGGTCATTCCCAAGAAGCCCATTCCTCGGATTAGCCAGGCTGAAGAAGAAGACCAGCAG CTTCTAGGACACCTTCTCCTTGTGGCCAAGAAGACAGCAAAGActgaggggctgggagatggatACCGACTTG TGATCAACGATGGGAAGCTGGGAGCACAATCTGTGTATCACCTGCACATTCACGTACTTGGGGGCCGACAGCTCCAGTGGCCTCCAGGTTGA